The Candidatus Nanogingivalaceae bacterium DNA segment AATTACCGGAATCAACCAAACCGAAATTAACCCTAAAATTGGCTTAGGTTATTTCGAAATGACCAAATCCGCCCTAAGCCAGAATCCAGATATTATATATATCGATAACCTAAACGATAGAAAAACAGCCGAACTTATTTTCGATTCTGCAATGCGCGGAAAATTCATCATCGCTAGCGTTCCTGTTCGTAAAACTAGCGAGGTTATTCCGTTTTTAAATCACCTCGGAATTGAACCGTTCCTAATTATTGCGAATGTTCTTGGGATTATTTCACAAACACTAATGCGAACCATTTCTAAAAAATCTACCACTAATGTAAAAATCTCAAAAGAAGAGTCATCATTAATCTTGCAAGAATTTAATATTTCTCCACTTCGAATTCACCAACTCGAAAAAGATTTCAAGAATGAGAAATACCCAAATAATAGTCTCGCAACTTCGTCAAATTCAATTCTTAATCTCCCATCAATTAAGAAAAACATCTCGCCCGAGATTGCTTTTTCTGGAACAACTGGAATTTTCGAAGTTCTAAGTTTACTCGAAGGTAAAATTTCAAAAGAAATTAAAGAGTTAATCCCCGTAAATCCAAGTTCTGTTGAAATTGAAGAGATTCTTTCTATAAATAATTTTGTCAATTTACGAACTGATGGCCTTCTAAAAGTTCTTCAAAAAGAAACCGTTCTATCTGAATTGATGCGTAGAACTGGATTTTAGACAATAAATCTGATAAAATTATAAATTATGTTAATCCTAGCTTCGAATTTATCTAATACTCCAGTGATGAGCCTACAAACCGGTTCCCAGCTTGCAAGAACAGGTAGAGCAATCATCGACCCTTCGAATCTTCAAATTTTAGCCTACGAGCTAAAAGCGAATACTTTTTTAAATCAAGAAATGTTGGTTCGCATTGCTGATATCCGTGAGCTCTCAAGAGTTGGTTTTATTGTTGATTCTGGCGAAGATTTTATTCTGCCAAATGATGTATTTAAAATTAAAGGAATTCTTGATCTAAATTTTAATCTATTAGATTTAAGAGTTGAAGATGAGAAGAAACATAAAATTGGTAAGATTATTGATTACACAATTAGCCTTTCGAATTTTTCTGTTCAACAATTAATCGTTAAACGTCCATTCATAAAATCTTTTAGCGATCCAACACTTACAATCCACCGCTCGCAAATTATTGAAATTAACGATAATAAAATCGTAATTCAGAGCGAAGAAGAATCTGTTCCGCAAAAAAGCGCCGAAAAAACTGAGAATTTTGTTCCAAATTACGTTAATCCATTTCGAGATTAAAATTCATCTTTAGAAAGTGCCCTCTTAATTTCGTCATACGAAAACCCTTGTCGTGCTAAATATGCGACAAGTTTTTTTTCGTCAGCGTATTTTTTGGCTTTTTTTGCAATTATTTTTTGAATTTCTTCCGAATCATTACGCTTTGAACTTGCTAAAATTTGTTCGATAATTTCGTCTGAAACACCTTTCGAAAATAATTCAGATTTTAATTTTTTAATTGAACTTCCTTTTCTTTGATTTCGATTTTCAATCCAAAATTTTGCAAATTTAAAATCATCAACATAGCCTTTCTCAATCAATCTTTGCAAAGCTTGTTCTGCTGAAACTTTTGAAACTCCTTTTTTCTCATAAAATTCACCCGTTTTTTTATTTCGAAGCTTTCGATTTAGCGTTTTTTTCCACAGATAATCACTAATTTCCTTTTCAGAATGTGGCCGCATCAAACAATAATTAAGCCCAAGAGCATATAATTTTCCAAATTCACTCTGTTGTTCGAGATTTAAAATTTCATCTTCTGAAAATTTTGCACCAATTTTAACATTTAGTTGAGTTAATTGAAAAATATCCAAAGAAAAACGATATTTTCCATTTACAAAAATATTAGCACGATTTGGATTTTTAACTGCTTGTTTTATATCTGTAATCGTGAAATGGCCATCTTTAAAAATATCTTCTTTTCGAAAACTTTTTTTTGCAACTTTTTCTTTAAAATCATTTTGATCGAAAATATCTAAAGCCATAATTAAAAGTATAATTAGCCCGAATTTTCAGGCTAATTATATTATTTTTCTTCTTTTTCCTCATTATCAGAAGATTCTTCAGCAATTTCCTCTCCACGAATTTTTGCACGAACTTTTTTCTCAATTTCAGCCATAACTTCTGGATTTTCAAGCAAGTATCGTTTAGCGTTTTCACGACCTTGACCAATATTTTGGTCGTTATATTTGTAAAACGCACCTGATTTTCCAAGAATTTCATGTTCAACTGCTAGATCTAGAATATCACCCGTTTTCGAAATACCTTCATTATACATAATGTCAAATTCAGCAATTCTAAACGGCGCTGCAATCTTATTTTTAACGATTTTAACCTTTGTACGGTTACCAATTACATCGTCGCCACTTTTAATTTGTGCAGTTCGACGGATATCGGCACGCACTGACGCATAAAATTTAAGCGCATTACCACCAGTTGTAGTTTCAGGATTGCCAAACATCACACCAATTTTCATTCGAATTTGGTTAATGAAAATCACAGTCGCTTTTGATTTATTAATAATTCCGGTAAGTTTTCGAAGCGCTTGCGACATTAATCGAGCCTGAAGACCCATATGCGCATCACCCATGTCGCCATCGATTTCAGCTTGTGGAACTAACGCTGCAACAGAGTCAACAACAATCAAATCAACAGCATTTGAACGCACTAGAGTTTCAGTAATTTCAAGAGCCTGCTCGCCATTGTCGGGCTGCGCAACAAGCAAATTCTCAGTATCAACGCCGAGTTTCTTTGCGTAAGCTGGGTCAAGTGCATGTTCCGCGTCAATGAAAGCTGCAGTTCCACCTTGCTTTTGAATTTCAGCAATCGCATGAAGTGTTAGAGTAGTTTTTCCTGAACTTTCTGGTCCATAAATTTCAATGATTCGTCCTTTTGGATAACCACCACCAAGCGCAATATCTAAACTTAAGCATCCCGAAGGAAGAAGCTCAACATCAACCTTATGATTTTCACCAAGTTTCATAATTGAACCGTCACCAAATTGTTTCGAAATTTGAGCAATTGCTAAATCTAATGCTTGTTTTTTGCCGCTTTCGGCCATTCCCATATCTGTTTTCTTCGCCTTAGCCATAAATAATTCTCCTTAAAATAATATCTTTATTTTAACACTTTTCAATAAAACGTTCAAGGTTATTTTTATATTTATCTTTAATATGCTATAATAAAAGCATGAAGAGAAAATCTGGTTTTACACTTATCGAGATTTGTGTTGTAATTATTTTTTTAATTGCGGCGGGTATAATTCTTACTATCCAGCGTTTCG contains these protein-coding regions:
- the tadA gene encoding Flp pilus assembly complex ATPase component TadA — protein: MKNGGNSSKIKEVKFEKTIKFTAESIIENALNLHATDVHIEPRENSVLVRFRIGGVLKNMSEIPKKDFPKITKYFKSLAGLNFSEKTFPQSSTIHYGEARIRISTTPVFLGEKITLRLMRARKYVRKLNEIGLWGENLRAVEQILRQPRGIVFTVGDGSNTTNFSILNELNSSEKNIVTIEKTIEKTITGINQTEINPKIGLGYFEMTKSALSQNPDIIYIDNLNDRKTAELIFDSAMRGKFIIASVPVRKTSEVIPFLNHLGIEPFLIIANVLGIISQTLMRTISKKSTTNVKISKEESSLILQEFNISPLRIHQLEKDFKNEKYPNNSLATSSNSILNLPSIKKNISPEIAFSGTTGIFEVLSLLEGKISKEIKELIPVNPSSVEIEEILSINNFVNLRTDGLLKVLQKETVLSELMRRTGF
- a CDS encoding recombination regulator RecX, which translates into the protein MALDIFDQNDFKEKVAKKSFRKEDIFKDGHFTITDIKQAVKNPNRANIFVNGKYRFSLDIFQLTQLNVKIGAKFSEDEILNLEQQSEFGKLYALGLNYCLMRPHSEKEISDYLWKKTLNRKLRNKKTGEFYEKKGVSKVSAEQALQRLIEKGYVDDFKFAKFWIENRNQRKGSSIKKLKSELFSKGVSDEIIEQILASSKRNDSEEIQKIIAKKAKKYADEKKLVAYLARQGFSYDEIKRALSKDEF
- the recA gene encoding recombinase RecA, translated to MAESGKKQALDLAIAQISKQFGDGSIMKLGENHKVDVELLPSGCLSLDIALGGGYPKGRIIEIYGPESSGKTTLTLHAIAEIQKQGGTAAFIDAEHALDPAYAKKLGVDTENLLVAQPDNGEQALEITETLVRSNAVDLIVVDSVAALVPQAEIDGDMGDAHMGLQARLMSQALRKLTGIINKSKATVIFINQIRMKIGVMFGNPETTTGGNALKFYASVRADIRRTAQIKSGDDVIGNRTKVKIVKNKIAAPFRIAEFDIMYNEGISKTGDILDLAVEHEILGKSGAFYKYNDQNIGQGRENAKRYLLENPEVMAEIEKKVRAKIRGEEIAEESSDNEEKEEK